Proteins encoded within one genomic window of Stigmatopora argus isolate UIUO_Sarg chromosome 21, RoL_Sarg_1.0, whole genome shotgun sequence:
- the apoea gene encoding apolipoprotein Ea, giving the protein MKVFLAIVALAVFSDCQAKSFYNDDPSATWEEYFQEHMTALNLKADQIVQDIKTSQIGRELDTLIQDSVAELTAYRSDLETKVSPYTRQAIGRLSGDLQGMAEILRERANNAGEQMDKYGQELRTMVEQNSDDVRLRVATYVRKMKKRLNKEAAEIQNQVNTYLEKIQTRTSNNVEEFRQLLDPYFTQVRENTQAKISTLNDLLKSQVENMKDAIESTANAVTKRCEKTSDDIYSTVQETIEDLGDWFQPYVAMFSDYL; this is encoded by the exons ATGAAGGTTTTTCTTGCCATTGTCGCTTTGGCCGTCTTTTCAG ACTGCCAGGCCAAGAGTTTCTACAATGACGACCCCAGCGCAACCTGGGAGGAATACTTCCAAGAGCACATGACGGCGCTCAACCTGAAAGCCGACCAAATCGTGCAGGACATCAAGACCTCCCAGATCGGCCGAGAACTGGA CACGCTGATCCAAGACAGCGTGGCCGAGCTGACCGCCTACCGTTCCGACCTGGAGACCAAGGTCTCTCCGTACACTCGGCAAGCGATCGGGCGTCTGAGCGGAGATCTTCAGGGAATGGCGGAAATCCTCCGTGAGCGCGCGAACAACGCCGGGGAGCAGATGGACAAGTACGGGCAGGAATTGAGGACCATGGTGGAGCAGAACTCCGACGACGTCAGACTGCGGGTCGCCACGTACGTTCGCAAGATGAAAAAACGCCTCAACAAGGAAGCTGCGGAGATTCAAAA TCAAGTGAACACCTACTTGGAGAAAATCCAGACCCGCACATCTAACAACGTGGAGGAATTTCGGCAACTTCTGGATCCGTATTTCACTCAAGTCCGTGAAAACACCCAAGCCAAGATCAGCACCCTGAATGACCTGCTCAAGTCCCAAGTGGAGAACATGAAGGACGCCATCGAGAGCACGGCCAACGCCGTCACCAAGCGCTGCGAGAAGACCTCAGACGACATCTACTCCACCGTGCAGGAGACGATCGAGGATCTGGGCGACTGGTTCCAGCCTTACGTCGCCATGTTCAGTGACTACTTGTGA
- the msto1 gene encoding protein misato homolog 1, translated as MSKICREVITLQLGHYSNFVGTHWWNLQDASLSYDPDIPPGEIQSDILFREGQTLGGNITYTPRLIAMDLKGSLQTLRQEGSLYDNSGDTSAISWDGSMMVHEENPTPKNVFLEDLDKLECGDILAEADFSTSSRNHYKSTYGKRTHDANSLKVETVNNQLARVQTKYRLEGSVKVWSDFLRIHLHPRTISVIHRYNHDGEADRLEAFGQGEALLRGSVLEEMDDKLHFFVEECDYFQGFQVLCDLADGFAGLGSKVTEMLQDAYGGRGILTYGTVPITHRSSTPIKDVYHLLNCALGMVHMANHSSFFCPLTLQSGFGLRPTSPVSFPHLNYDPSLWYHSSAVLSLALDTLTAPYRLRNNSIPMWQLADSLASSGRKVVTAYGAVPFPILPGSSLPDALSAHANSPPWKPLSTCAAATDGRCYGQWVTLKGSGGQKLTSSVSMETETPSPLYNLHSGEDVLASYVTSFYPAAPLAVQLVSSPCKVTPPFPQIFSPLLPDQVTPPILTSLQSTPAMDPWLSELHRSISALDIRRLAPSFLSQGPEMEDYSEALEQLRQLARKYRDDSGGTARSSSEEDDED; from the exons ATGAGTAAAATTTGTAGGGAGGTCATCACGCTGCAACTGGGACATTATTCCAACTTCGTGGGTACCCATTGGTGGAATTTACAG gatgcaTCCCTGTCATACGACCCTGATATTCCACCTGGAGAAATCCAGAGTGATATCCTGTTTCGTGAAGGCCAAACTCTTGGTGGCAACATCACTTATACACCACGCCTTATTGCCATGGATCTCAAAg GAAGTTTACAGACTCTTCGACAGGAAGGAAGTCTGTATGATAACAGTGGAGACACATCAGCTATTTCCTG GGATGGAAGCATGATGGTTCATGAGGAGAATCCCACCCCCAAAAACGTATTTCTTGAAGATCTGGACAAGTTGGAG TGTGGAGATATCTTGGCCGAGGCTGATTTTTCTACGAGCTCCCGAAATCACTATAAGAGTACGTACGGCAAACGTACACACGATGCAAATTCCCTTAAAGTGGAGACGGTTAATAATCAGCTGGCTCGAGTGCAGACGAAATATAGACTGGAGGGCAGCGTCAAAGTCTGGTCGGACTTCCTGCGCATCCACTTGCACCCGCGTACTATCTCGGTCATCCACCGGTACAACCATGACGG AGAGGCCGATCGACTGGAGGCTTTTGGCCAGGGAGAAGCGCTTCTGAGAGGGTCGGTGCTGGAGGAAATGGATgacaaactgcatttttttgtggagGAGTGCGACTACTTTCAG gGCTTCCAGGTACTTTGCGACCTAGCCGACGGCTTCGCGGGTCTGGGTTCAAAGGTCACCGAAATGCTCCAGGACGCCTACGGCGGTCGAGGCATCCTAACGTACGGAACCGTACCCATCACTCACCGCAGTTCG ACTCCGATCAAGGACGTCTACCACCTGTTAAACTGCGCCTTGGGGATGGTCCACATGGCCAATCACAGCTCCTTCTTCTGTCCCTTGACGTTACAAAGCGGATTCGGCCTACGACCGACGTCTCCCGTTAGCTTCCCTCACCTCAACTACGAC CCGTCACTTTGGTACCACTCCAGTGCCGTCCTGTCTCTGGCCCTCGACACGCTGACGGCGCCGTACAGGCTAAGGAATAACAGCATCCCCATGTGGCAGCTAGCCGACTCGCTAGCTTCCTCCGGTCGAaag GTGGTGACAGCTTACGGCGCCGTCCCGTTTCCGATACTACCCGGCAGTTCGCTCCCCGACGCCCTTAGCGCCCATGCTAACTCGCCGCCATGGAAACCGCTATCAACGTGCGCCGCGGCGACCGACGGGCGATGCTACGGACAGTGGGTGACGCTCAAAGGCTCGGGAGGACAAAAGCTCACAAG tTCTGTTTCTATGGAGACAGAAACGCCATCTCCTCTTTACAACCTGCACTCCGGAGAAGACGTTTTGGCATCTTATGTGACGTCGTTCTATCCTGCGGCACCACT ggcTGTGCAGTTGGTGTCCAGTCCCTGTAAAGTGACGCCACCATTCCCTCAAATATTTAGTCCATTGCTCCCTGATCAAg TGACCCCACCAATCCTGACGTCCCTCCAATCCACACCCGCCATGGACCCGTGGTTGTCCGAGTTGCACCGTAGCATCAGCGCGTTGGACATCCGCCGCCTGGCACCCAGTTTTCTTTCTCAGGGTCCCGAAATGGAAGATTACAGCGAAGCTTTGGAGCAATTGCGGCAGTTGGCTCGGAAATACCGGGACGACAGCGGCGGGACGGCGAGATCGTCTTCTGAAGAGGACGATGAGGACTGA
- the srsf4 gene encoding serine/arginine-rich splicing factor 4 isoform X2 — MKTAIAIRPSPDRVVRMPWGVRNRCGYGGRWSRDRYGPPIRTDYRLIVENLSSRCSWQDLKDYMRQAGEVTYADTHKGRKNEGVIEFRLYADMKRALEKLDGTEVNGRKIRLIEDRPGAKRRRSYSRSRSRSRSRSRSRRSRKSRSRSESSSRSRSRSRAASRSRSHSTSRRSKGKGRKDERSNGDQKEKDQSRSRSPKNKKDGKKSKDESRSRSRSRSRSRSRSRSVSRKSVSKGRDAPKSDDEVGGRERGSRSRSRSCSPADSKARAGSKSKSKSRSPPPVKDRSRSASRSVSRSKSRSRSRSRSRS; from the exons ATGAAGACCGCTATTGCCATTAGGCCAAGCCCAGACCGGGTGGTGAGGATGCCATGGGGTGTTAGGAACAGAT GTGGTTACGGAGGACGTTGGAGCCGAGACCGCTATGGTCCGCCTATTAGGACAGATTATCGGCTCATTGTTGAGAATCTGTCCAGCCGGTGCAGCTGGCAGGATTTGAAG GATTACATGAGGCAAGCGGGCGAGGTGACTTACGCCGACACCCATAAGGGCCGTAAGAACGAAGGCGTGATCGAGTTTAGGCTCTACGCCGACATGAAGCGAGCCCTGGAGAAGCTGGACGGAACGGAGGTCAACGGCCGAAAGATACGGCTGATCGAAGACCGCCCCGGCGCCAAGCGCCGACGCTCCTATTCGCGCAGCCGGAGTCGATCTAG GTCCCGCTCCAGAAGCCGTCGTTCTCGCAAGAGCCGGAGTCGCAGCGAAAGCAGCAGCCGAAGTCGTTCCCGCTCCAG GGCGGCGTCACGTTCTCGCAGTCACTCCACCAGCAGGAGGAGTAAAGGAAAGGGCAGGAAAGATGAACGCAGCAACGGCGACCAGAAAGAAAAAGACCAAAGCAGGAGTCGCAGCCCTAAAAATAAGAAAGATGGAAAAAAGAGCAAGGACGAGTCGAGGTCCAGGTCCAGATCCAGGTCTAGGTCTCGGTCCCGCTCCCGTTCCGTCTCCAGGAAGTCGGTGTCCAAAGGTCGCGACGCACCCAAGAGCGACGACGAGGTGGGCGGACGAGAGCGAGGCTCCCGCTCCCGCTCTCGCTCCTGCTCGCCCGCCGACTCGAAAGCCAGAGCCGGGTCCAAATCAAAGTCCAAGTCCCGTTCGCCTCCCCCCGTCAAAGACCGCTCGCGTTCCGCTTCCCGTTCGGTGTCACGTTCTAAATCCCGTTCTCGCTCTCGTTCTCGTTCTCGATCATAG
- the srsf4 gene encoding serine/arginine-rich splicing factor 4 isoform X1 gives MPRVYIGRLSYRAREKDVERFFKSYGKILEVDLKNGYGFVEFDDPRDADDAVYDLNGKELCGERVIVEHTKGPRRDGSYSGGGGGGGGGGGGGGGGGRSGYGGRWSRDRYGPPIRTDYRLIVENLSSRCSWQDLKDYMRQAGEVTYADTHKGRKNEGVIEFRLYADMKRALEKLDGTEVNGRKIRLIEDRPGAKRRRSYSRSRSRSRSRSRSRRSRKSRSRSESSSRSRSRSRAASRSRSHSTSRRSKGKGRKDERSNGDQKEKDQSRSRSPKNKKDGKKSKDESRSRSRSRSRSRSRSRSVSRKSVSKGRDAPKSDDEVGGRERGSRSRSRSCSPADSKARAGSKSKSKSRSPPPVKDRSRSASRSVSRSKSRSRSRSRSRS, from the exons ATGCCGAGGGTATATATCGGAAGATTGAGTTATCGGGCCAGGGAAAAGGACGTCGAGAGGTTTTTTAAGAGCTACGGGAAGATACTGGAAGTCGATTTGAAAAACGG GTACGGTTTCGTTGAATTTGACGACCCCCGCGACGCCGACGACGCGGTTTACGATCTGAACGGGAAGGAGCTTTGTGGAGAGCGAGTGATTGTGGAGCATACCAAAGGACCCCGTCGTGATGGGAGTTACAGTGGAGGTGGCggtggagggggaggaggaggaggagggggaggaggaggaggaagga GTGGTTACGGAGGACGTTGGAGCCGAGACCGCTATGGTCCGCCTATTAGGACAGATTATCGGCTCATTGTTGAGAATCTGTCCAGCCGGTGCAGCTGGCAGGATTTGAAG GATTACATGAGGCAAGCGGGCGAGGTGACTTACGCCGACACCCATAAGGGCCGTAAGAACGAAGGCGTGATCGAGTTTAGGCTCTACGCCGACATGAAGCGAGCCCTGGAGAAGCTGGACGGAACGGAGGTCAACGGCCGAAAGATACGGCTGATCGAAGACCGCCCCGGCGCCAAGCGCCGACGCTCCTATTCGCGCAGCCGGAGTCGATCTAG GTCCCGCTCCAGAAGCCGTCGTTCTCGCAAGAGCCGGAGTCGCAGCGAAAGCAGCAGCCGAAGTCGTTCCCGCTCCAG GGCGGCGTCACGTTCTCGCAGTCACTCCACCAGCAGGAGGAGTAAAGGAAAGGGCAGGAAAGATGAACGCAGCAACGGCGACCAGAAAGAAAAAGACCAAAGCAGGAGTCGCAGCCCTAAAAATAAGAAAGATGGAAAAAAGAGCAAGGACGAGTCGAGGTCCAGGTCCAGATCCAGGTCTAGGTCTCGGTCCCGCTCCCGTTCCGTCTCCAGGAAGTCGGTGTCCAAAGGTCGCGACGCACCCAAGAGCGACGACGAGGTGGGCGGACGAGAGCGAGGCTCCCGCTCCCGCTCTCGCTCCTGCTCGCCCGCCGACTCGAAAGCCAGAGCCGGGTCCAAATCAAAGTCCAAGTCCCGTTCGCCTCCCCCCGTCAAAGACCGCTCGCGTTCCGCTTCCCGTTCGGTGTCACGTTCTAAATCCCGTTCTCGCTCTCGTTCTCGTTCTCGATCATAG
- the LOC144066915 gene encoding XK-related protein 8-like, which translates to MERGTFSKYSWIDFVFSVIGVCTFLLDWASDLWVAVEFFCHGDFLWFGTLVSLMVLSSAVLQMFSWFWLKYDRKLPGFRSELGSEMVFFEDKVKISCLLHVLQLGFLCRHVSAIRQGFRVWRRKGEGSEYAVYLTHDLSMLRLIETFCESAPQLTLMIYVVLRSNKAKTVQFVSIAASTTSIAWTVVDYHRSLRSFLPDKAKQGWGSSSVYFLWNLLLISPRVAALALFASVLPPYLLAHFALLWSCLVTWAWRQRTDFMESAGGEWLYRATVGLIWYFSWFNVAEGRTLGRSVIYHTFAAVDGGILLTTWWCYRDPVGSRAYAWPLLVTLPLTYLLGLLFKCVYYCCFHPKLWRPARRPPVDAPRSEVDFREFDTQGETPSCQLLNKRMAHNAALFYARD; encoded by the exons ATGGAGCGCGGGACTTTTTCAAAATACTCCTGGATTGATTTCGTCTTTTCTGTCATTGGAGTTTGTACTTTTTTGCTGGACTGGGCCTCCGATTTGTGGGTCGCCGTCGAGTTTTTCTGCCATGGGGACTTTTTGTGGTTCGGGACTCTGGTATCCCTCATGGTTCTGTCGTCTGCAGTGCTGCAAATGTTCAGCTGGTTCTGGTTAAAGTATGACCGAAAGTTGCCTGGGTTCCGAAGCGAGCTTGGATCCGAAATGGTGTTCTTCGAGGACAAAGTCAAGATCAGTTGCTTGTTGCATGTGTTGCAGCTGGGTTTCCTGTGCAG ACACGTCTCGGCCATCCGCCAAGGCTTCCGAGTGTGGCGGCGCAAAGGGGAAGGCTCCGAGTACGCCGTCTACCTGACACATGACCTGAGCATGCTGCGGCTCATCGAGACTTTCTGCGAGAGCGCCCCTCAACTCACGCTCATGATCTACGTGGTGCTGCGCTCCAATAAAGCCAAGACCGTCCAAT TCGTCAGCATCGCGGCCTCCACGACGTCCATCGCCTGGACGGTGGTGGACTACCACCGCTCGCTGCGCTCCTTCTTGCCAGACAAAGCCAAGCAGGGCTGGGGATCCTCCTCGGTCTACTTCCTGTGGAACCTTCTTCTCATCTCCCCCCGGGTGGCCGCCCTCGCCCTCTTCGCCTCGGTGCTGCCCCCCTACCTGCTGGCCCACTTTGCCCTGCTCTGGTCCTGCTTGGTCACGTGGGCGTGGCGACAAAGGACCGACTTCATGGAGAGCGCGGGCGGCGAGTGGCTCTACCGGGCCACCGTCGGCCTCATCTGGTACTTCAGCTGGTTCAACGTCGCCGAAGGACGGACTCTCGGGAGGAGCGTCATCTACCACACCTTCGCGGCCGTCGACGGGGGGATCCTGTTGACCACCTGGTGGTGCTACCGCGACCCGGTCGGCTCGCGGGCGTACGCCTGGCCCTTGCTCGTCACGCTCCCGCTCACGTATTTGCTGGGTTTGCTTTTCAAGTGCGTCTACTATTGTTGTTTTCATCCCAAACTGTGGAGGCCAGCGAGACGGCCGCCCGTCGACGCGCCCCGTTCTGAAGTGGACTTCCGAGAATTTGACACTCAGGGGGAGACGCCGTCATGCCAGTTGCTCAATAAAAGGATGGCGCACAACGCCGCGCTATTTTACGCCAGGGATTAG
- the LOC144067482 gene encoding XK-related protein 8-like, producing the protein MDEVKFSNWDRFLSYVGLAVFLLDLVLDVLTVVAFYREGEYVYLGILVVVLVGSSLVVQVYSWLFFTKKVNGKVPTITNLSLGQLKVIHLLLMGVYLRHIISIDIVTRSCITKGQISKLSAFYASQDLSLIQVFEAFTESAPQLVLMLTNMLQRGQLHYLTVLKASGSAFAIALSLINPYRYNFLLEKKQDVGISVVYFLLNLLFISSRLSAMAMFASVHPCLIFPHCVCSWMLLFFCARRTETNFVDSPRSEWLYRGTMGLVWYFGCIKYVKRNGQYKLAVYHSLMLLDICLLCASWWWTIHTPNSIYTLVAVICVILSYVLGLMLRVVYHMLLHPYFLKPRFTWNALERVLHVLLSRFEKSRKDGEDDTLDHEETLTLYLSNS; encoded by the exons ATGGACGAAGTCAAGTTCTCCAATTGGGACCGTTTCCTCAGTTACGTGGGTTTAGCGGTTTTTCTCTTGGACCTGGTTTTGGACGTTTTGACCGTCGTGGCCTTCTACCGGGAGGGGGAGTACGTTTATCTGGGGATTTTGGTCGTGGTGCTCGTGGGTTCGTCGCTTGTGGTTCAAGTTTACAGCTGGCTTTTTTTCACGAAGAAAGTAAACGGGAAAGTTCCGACGATAACTAATCTCAGTCTGGGTCAGCTCAAGGTGATCCACCTTCTACTAATGGGGGTCTATCTTAG GCACATCATCTCCATAGACATCGTGACTCGCAGCTGCATTACCAAAGGACAAATTTCAAAACTCTCGGCGTTCTACGCCAGCCAGGATCTGAGCCTGATCCAAGTCTTTGAGGCTTTTACCGAGAGCGCGCCGCAACTGGTTCTCATGCTCACCAACATGCTACAGAGAGGACAACTCCATTATCTGACAG TGTTGAAGGCGTCGGGCTCTGCATTCGCCATCGCCCTGAGCCTCATCAACCCCTACCGCTACAACTTCCTCCTAGAAAAAAAGCAAGACGTGGGCATATCGGTGGTCTACTTCCTCCTGAACCTTCTCTTCATCTCCTCCCGCTTGTCGGCCATGGCCATGTTTGCCTCCGTTCACCCCTGCTTGATCTTCCCTCACTGCGTTTGCTCCTGGATGCTCCTCTTCTTCTGCGCCAGGCGAACCGAGACCAACTTTGTGGACAGCCCAAGGAGCGAGTGGCTTTACCGGGGCACGATGGGGCTCGTTTGGTATTTCGGCTGCATAAAGTATGTTAAACGAAATGGCCAATACAAACTGGCCGTCTACCACAGCCTGATGCTGCTGGACATTTGCCTCTTGTGCGCCTCCTGGTGGTGGACAATCCACACGCCCAACTCCATCTACACACTCGTCGCCGTCATCTGCGTAATTCTGTCCTACGTTTTGGGCCTGATGCTCAGAGTGGTTTACCACATGTTGCTCCATCCATACTTCCTCAAGCCCCGCTTCACGTGGAACGCCCTGGAGCGAGTTCTGCACGTATTGCTCTCACGTTTCGAGAAGTCGCGCAAAGACGGGGAGGATGACACTTTGGATCACGAGGAAACGCTT ACGTTATACCTATCCAATTCCTAA
- the LOC144067362 gene encoding XK-related protein 8-like, with protein MDEFKFSKWDGFLSYVGLAFSLSDLVLDVLTVVAFYWEGEYVYLSISVVLLVGSSLLVQVYSWLWYSYDKNDKIVVATPGTLKVVHLLQMGVYLRHVIFMYITTRGCITKEQMPEDLAVFANHDLTMLRLFETFSESSPQLVLMLTNMLQRGELHYVTALKASASASSIALTVTTYHRCLRSFVPKKAKQGVVSSVVYFLWNLLLISSRLSAMAMFASVHPCLIFPHCVCSWMLLFFCAWRSKTTFMDSPGGEWLYRATLGLIWYFTWFNVVEGKSRDNATIYHSLMLLDICVLSVSWWWTIHKPNSFYVLAAVIGVILLYVLGLMLRIVYYKFFHPKFDSPTSDHATERGRTDEDVVDGMGGCPNEDVVDGPGDSSNKDVVAGSGSLSNKRMKKLAANFYS; from the exons ATGGACGAATTCAAGTTCTCCAAATGGGACGGTTTCCTCAGTTACGTGGGTTTAGCGTTTTCTCTCTCGGACCTGGTTTTGGACGTTTTGACCGTCGTGGCCTTCTACTGGGAGGGGGAGTACGTTTATCTGAGCATTTCGGTCGTGTTGCTCGTGGGTTCGTCGCTTCTGGTTCAAGTTTACAGCTGGCTTTGGTACTCGTATGATAAAAACGACAAAATAGTCGTTGCCACTCCGGGAACGCTCAAGGTGGTCCACCTTCTACAAATGGGGGTCTATCTTAG GCACGTCATCTTCATGTACATCACGACTCGCGGCTGCATTACCAAAGAACAAATGCCAGAAGACTTGGCGGTCTTTGCCAACCACGATCTGACCATGCTCCGCCTCTTTGAGACTTTTTCCGAGAGTTCGCCGCAACTGGTTCTCATGCTCACCAACATGCTACAGAGAGGAGAACTCCATTATGTGACAG CGCTGAAGGCGTCTGCCTCGGCATCCTCCATCGCCCTGACCGTCACCACGTACCACCGCTGCCTCCGCTCCTTCGTGCCTAAAAAAGCAAAGCAAGGCGTGGTCTCGTCGGTGGTCTACTTCCTCTGGAACCTTCTCCTCATCTCCTCCCGCTTGTCGGCCATGGCCATGTTTGCCTCCGTTCACCCCTGCTTGATCTTCCCTCACTGCGTTTGCTCCTGGATGCTCCTCTTCTTCTGCGCCTGGCGCTCCAAGACCACCTTTATGGACAGCCCAGGGGGGGAGTGGCTTTACCGGGCCACGCTGGGGCTCATTTGGTATTTCACCTGGTTCAACGTGGTGGAAGGAAAGAGCCGAGACAACGCGACCATCTACCACAGCCTGATGCTGCTGGACATTTGCGtcttgtccgtctcctggtggTGGACAATCCACAAACCCAACTCCTTCTACGTGCTCGCCGCCGTCATCGGCGTAATTCTGCTCTACGTTTTGGGCCTGATGCTCAGAATCGTTTACTACAAGTTCTTCCATCCGAAATTCGACAGCCCAACTTCGGACCACGCGACCGAACGAGGTCGCACCGACGAAGACGTGGTGGATGGCATGGGAGGTTGTCCCAATGAAGACGTGGTGGATGGCCCGGGAGATTCCTCCAACAAAGACGTGGTGGCTGGCAGCGGGAGTCTTTCCAATAAAAGGATGAAGAAGCTAGCGGCTAATTTTTACTCGTGA